A region from the Linepithema humile isolate Giens D197 chromosome 1, Lhum_UNIL_v1.0, whole genome shotgun sequence genome encodes:
- the LOC137000976 gene encoding uncharacterized protein isoform X2, which translates to MIPVEETKRSTGFVSVFTMTSIYSARMKCGYCGWVMSDDMDELIKHKCFATFDEEVDVIVVDKDKVVTMNTPETVEKQQQRQNSSSSASKIDSTAKNGLTALISADAIDELLIETVEQKRPLWDHSQGYKNRTKLKTDALWTEVSNIMGGVKSPVECKKRWGYLRDNYTKARKLMKSYVRSGSSAEDGRPVKSSFRFYDRMQFLESVIQSGPTVSSLPMTLRENSDPSNVSVDDNIETFTRPQSEEKSNDSNSRPGSSADSSVSCNSRVSKRLRSEEITQIEAELMSYLKESQPIHDPVHSFCDMLGDILRRLPYNKRRDLQMEFLTRAIEVEKSSDLDI; encoded by the exons ATGATCCCAGTGGAAGAAACGAAACGCAGCACTG GTTTTGTGTCAGTGTTCACGATGACTTCTATATATTCtgca CGAATGAAATGTGGCTATTGCGGGTGGGTAATGTCGGACGACATGGACGAactaataaaacataaatgttTTGCAACATTCGATGAGGAAGTGGATGTCATAGTTGTCGACAAGGACAAAGTTGTTACAATGA atactCCAGAGACAGTGGAGAAGCAGCAGCAGAGGCaaaacagcagcagcagtgcTTCAAAAATCGATAGTACTGCAAAGAATGGCTTGACAGCCTTAATATCAGCAGATGCAATTGACGAATTGCTTATCGAGACTGTCGAGCAGAAAAGGCCTTTGTGGGATCATTCGCAAGGCTACAAAAATCGGACAAAGTTGAAAACCGACGCCTTATGGACAGAAGTTTCCAACATAATGGGTG GTGTCAAGAGTCCCGTAGAATGCAAAAAAAGATGGGGATATTTAAGAGACAATTATACAAAAGCTAGAAAATTGATGAAGAGCTATGTTCGGAGCGGATCAAGTGCAGAAGATGGCCGGCCTGTTAAAAGCAGTTTCCGCTTCTATGACAGAATGCAGTTTTTAGAATCGGTCATCCAGAGTGGACc AACAGTCAGCTCCCTACCGATGACATTGCGCGAAAATTCAGACCCATCAAATGTTTCTGTAGATGACAACATAGAAACATTCACAAGACCCCAATCAGAAGAAAAAAGCAATGATAGCAACAGCCGGCCGGGTAGTTCTGCGGATAGTTCTGTCAGCTGCAATTCGCGAGTTTCGAAACGACTac GCAGCGAAGAAATTACACAAATTGAAGCTGAGTTGATGTCATACCTCAAGGAATCCCAGCCAATTCATGATCCAGTGCACAGCTTTTGCGATATGCTAGGGGATATTCTACGGCGTTTGCCATATAACAAACGGCGAGATTTACAAATGGAATTTCTCACCCGGGCAATCGAAGTAGAAAAGAGTTCAGATTTAGATATATaa
- the LOC137000976 gene encoding uncharacterized protein isoform X4, whose amino-acid sequence MKCGYCGWVMSDDMDELIKHKCFATFDEEVDVIVVDKDKVVTMNTPETVEKQQQRQNSSSSASKIDSTAKNGLTALISADAIDELLIETVEQKRPLWDHSQGYKNRTKLKTDALWTEVSNIMGGVKSPVECKKRWGYLRDNYTKARKLMKSYVRSGSSAEDGRPVKSSFRFYDRMQFLESVIQSGPTVSSLPMTLRENSDPSNVSVDDNIETFTRPQSEEKSNDSNSRPGSSADSSVSCNSRVSKRLRSEEITQIEAELMSYLKESQPIHDPVHSFCDMLGDILRRLPYNKRRDLQMEFLTRAIEVEKSSDLDI is encoded by the exons ATGAAATGTGGCTATTGCGGGTGGGTAATGTCGGACGACATGGACGAactaataaaacataaatgttTTGCAACATTCGATGAGGAAGTGGATGTCATAGTTGTCGACAAGGACAAAGTTGTTACAATGA atactCCAGAGACAGTGGAGAAGCAGCAGCAGAGGCaaaacagcagcagcagtgcTTCAAAAATCGATAGTACTGCAAAGAATGGCTTGACAGCCTTAATATCAGCAGATGCAATTGACGAATTGCTTATCGAGACTGTCGAGCAGAAAAGGCCTTTGTGGGATCATTCGCAAGGCTACAAAAATCGGACAAAGTTGAAAACCGACGCCTTATGGACAGAAGTTTCCAACATAATGGGTG GTGTCAAGAGTCCCGTAGAATGCAAAAAAAGATGGGGATATTTAAGAGACAATTATACAAAAGCTAGAAAATTGATGAAGAGCTATGTTCGGAGCGGATCAAGTGCAGAAGATGGCCGGCCTGTTAAAAGCAGTTTCCGCTTCTATGACAGAATGCAGTTTTTAGAATCGGTCATCCAGAGTGGACc AACAGTCAGCTCCCTACCGATGACATTGCGCGAAAATTCAGACCCATCAAATGTTTCTGTAGATGACAACATAGAAACATTCACAAGACCCCAATCAGAAGAAAAAAGCAATGATAGCAACAGCCGGCCGGGTAGTTCTGCGGATAGTTCTGTCAGCTGCAATTCGCGAGTTTCGAAACGACTac GCAGCGAAGAAATTACACAAATTGAAGCTGAGTTGATGTCATACCTCAAGGAATCCCAGCCAATTCATGATCCAGTGCACAGCTTTTGCGATATGCTAGGGGATATTCTACGGCGTTTGCCATATAACAAACGGCGAGATTTACAAATGGAATTTCTCACCCGGGCAATCGAAGTAGAAAAGAGTTCAGATTTAGATATATaa
- the LOC137000976 gene encoding uncharacterized protein isoform X1: MIPVEETKRSTGRRHIEPVIRNPHRKSAKVTRDCVCFVSVFTMTSIYSARMKCGYCGWVMSDDMDELIKHKCFATFDEEVDVIVVDKDKVVTMNTPETVEKQQQRQNSSSSASKIDSTAKNGLTALISADAIDELLIETVEQKRPLWDHSQGYKNRTKLKTDALWTEVSNIMGGVKSPVECKKRWGYLRDNYTKARKLMKSYVRSGSSAEDGRPVKSSFRFYDRMQFLESVIQSGPTVSSLPMTLRENSDPSNVSVDDNIETFTRPQSEEKSNDSNSRPGSSADSSVSCNSRVSKRLRSEEITQIEAELMSYLKESQPIHDPVHSFCDMLGDILRRLPYNKRRDLQMEFLTRAIEVEKSSDLDI; encoded by the exons ATGATCCCAGTGGAAGAAACGAAACGCAGCACTG gccggcgtcacatagaacccgtaatccgtaatccgcaccggaagtccgcaaaagttactagggattgcgtct GTTTTGTGTCAGTGTTCACGATGACTTCTATATATTCtgca CGAATGAAATGTGGCTATTGCGGGTGGGTAATGTCGGACGACATGGACGAactaataaaacataaatgttTTGCAACATTCGATGAGGAAGTGGATGTCATAGTTGTCGACAAGGACAAAGTTGTTACAATGA atactCCAGAGACAGTGGAGAAGCAGCAGCAGAGGCaaaacagcagcagcagtgcTTCAAAAATCGATAGTACTGCAAAGAATGGCTTGACAGCCTTAATATCAGCAGATGCAATTGACGAATTGCTTATCGAGACTGTCGAGCAGAAAAGGCCTTTGTGGGATCATTCGCAAGGCTACAAAAATCGGACAAAGTTGAAAACCGACGCCTTATGGACAGAAGTTTCCAACATAATGGGTG GTGTCAAGAGTCCCGTAGAATGCAAAAAAAGATGGGGATATTTAAGAGACAATTATACAAAAGCTAGAAAATTGATGAAGAGCTATGTTCGGAGCGGATCAAGTGCAGAAGATGGCCGGCCTGTTAAAAGCAGTTTCCGCTTCTATGACAGAATGCAGTTTTTAGAATCGGTCATCCAGAGTGGACc AACAGTCAGCTCCCTACCGATGACATTGCGCGAAAATTCAGACCCATCAAATGTTTCTGTAGATGACAACATAGAAACATTCACAAGACCCCAATCAGAAGAAAAAAGCAATGATAGCAACAGCCGGCCGGGTAGTTCTGCGGATAGTTCTGTCAGCTGCAATTCGCGAGTTTCGAAACGACTac GCAGCGAAGAAATTACACAAATTGAAGCTGAGTTGATGTCATACCTCAAGGAATCCCAGCCAATTCATGATCCAGTGCACAGCTTTTGCGATATGCTAGGGGATATTCTACGGCGTTTGCCATATAACAAACGGCGAGATTTACAAATGGAATTTCTCACCCGGGCAATCGAAGTAGAAAAGAGTTCAGATTTAGATATATaa
- the LOC137000976 gene encoding uncharacterized protein isoform X5, translating into MIPVEETKRSTGRRHIEPVIRNPHRKSAKVTRDCVCFVSVFTMTSIYSARMKCGYCGWVMSDDMDELIKHKCFATFDEEVDVIVVDKDKVVTMNTPETVEKQQQRQNSSSSASKIDSTAKNGLTALISADAIDELLIETVEQKRPLWDHSQGYKNRTKLKTDALWTEVSNIMGGVKSPVECKKRWGYLRDNYTKARKLMKSYVRSGSSAEDGRPVKSSFRFYDRMQFLESVIQSGPQRRNYTN; encoded by the exons ATGATCCCAGTGGAAGAAACGAAACGCAGCACTG gccggcgtcacatagaacccgtaatccgtaatccgcaccggaagtccgcaaaagttactagggattgcgtct GTTTTGTGTCAGTGTTCACGATGACTTCTATATATTCtgca CGAATGAAATGTGGCTATTGCGGGTGGGTAATGTCGGACGACATGGACGAactaataaaacataaatgttTTGCAACATTCGATGAGGAAGTGGATGTCATAGTTGTCGACAAGGACAAAGTTGTTACAATGA atactCCAGAGACAGTGGAGAAGCAGCAGCAGAGGCaaaacagcagcagcagtgcTTCAAAAATCGATAGTACTGCAAAGAATGGCTTGACAGCCTTAATATCAGCAGATGCAATTGACGAATTGCTTATCGAGACTGTCGAGCAGAAAAGGCCTTTGTGGGATCATTCGCAAGGCTACAAAAATCGGACAAAGTTGAAAACCGACGCCTTATGGACAGAAGTTTCCAACATAATGGGTG GTGTCAAGAGTCCCGTAGAATGCAAAAAAAGATGGGGATATTTAAGAGACAATTATACAAAAGCTAGAAAATTGATGAAGAGCTATGTTCGGAGCGGATCAAGTGCAGAAGATGGCCGGCCTGTTAAAAGCAGTTTCCGCTTCTATGACAGAATGCAGTTTTTAGAATCGGTCATCCAGAGTGGACc GCAGCGAAGAAATTACACAAATTGA
- the LOC136996839 gene encoding uncharacterized protein — MNLRFMLLVMITMLKNSVASPFHQRKLTYNRVIYMFTIYLKLKRLESAKKQKRKCWVRPIFQLERRRLQGASDNLVLEMQLNDSDKYFNYFRMSPETFQRLLVLVGPGITKQECIREPIPPRTRLEVTLRYLASGDSMTSISYAFRIGHNTVSKIIAEVCEEIWTTLKEKVFLQLNETNWHTISDDFNKDWNFPHCIGAIDGKHIVMQAPANSGSCFYNYKGNHSINLLAISDAKYRFIIVDIGAPGRQGDSGVLTNSGLMNLLEDKKLKIPPAAQLDGSNEEFPFVFVADEAFPLTTYMMRPYPRSGNLNITNKIFNYRLSRARRVVESSFGILAARWRIFRRPIIACTSTVQKIVQASTALHNFIITSEEHLPLRERRYQTLSTADREIISMGLVDINKRNRYQNLEAIRVRNAYASYFEDVNPLSWQWDKVLANDF; from the exons ATGAATCTTCGGTTCATGTTATTAGTTATGATtacaatgttgaaaaattcagTGGCTTCTCCATTTCATCAAAGAAAACTAACGTACAATAGAGTGATTTACatgtttacaatttatttaaaattgaagagaCTGGAAAGTGCCAAAAAACAGAAGCGCAAGTGCTGGGTGCGACCGATATTTCAGCTGGAAAGAAGACGATTGCAAGGAGCAAGCGACAACTTGGTACTAGAAATGCAATTGAATGATTCAGACAAGTATTTCAATTACTTTAGAATGTCACCTGAAACATTTCAAAGACTATTAGTATTGGTTGGGCCAGGTATTACAAAACAAGAGTGTATCAGGGAACCAATACCTCCTCGTACTCGATTGGAAGTCACTTTACGCTATTTAGCATCTGGAGACAGTATGACATCAATTTCATATGCATTTAGAATCGGTCATAATACAGTTTCCAAAATAATAGCAGAGGTATGCGAAGAAATATGGACTACcttgaaagaaaaagtttttttgcaACTTAATGAAACTAATTGGCATACAATCAGTGACGATTTCAACAAAGACTGGAACTTTCCACATTGCATTGGAGCAATAGACGGCAAACACATTGTGATGCAG GCGCCAGCTAATAGTGGCTCTTGCTTCTACAACTACAAAGGAAACCATAGCATCAATTTGCTAGCCATTAGCGATGCTAAGTATCGCTTCATAATTGTTGACATCGGAGCTCCGGGAAGGCAAGGTGATTCAGGAGTTCTCACTAACAGCGGGCTGATGAATCTGTTGGAagacaagaaattaaaaataccgCCAGCTGCACAACTTGATGGCAGTAACGAAGAATTTCCCTTCGTTTTTGTTGCAGACGAAGCGTTTCCACTCACGACCTACATGATGAGGCCGTACCCTCGAAgtggaaatttaaatataacaaataaaatttttaattatagactTAGTCGCGCGAGAAGAGTCGTTGAGAGTTCGTTTGGAATATTAGCTGCACGTTGGAGAATTTTTCGTCGGCCGATTATAGCATGTACGTCAACTGTCCAAAAAATTGTCCAAGCTTCAACAgctttacataattttattattacttcaGAAGAACATCTGCCATTGCGAGAAAGACGCTACCAAACTCTCAGTACTGCAGATcgtgaaataatttctatggGATTagtagatattaataaaagaaacagaTATCAAAATCTTGAAGCAATTAGAGTGCGAAATGCATACGCGTCGTATTTTGAAGATGTGAATCCATTATCGTGGCAGTGGGATAAAGTACTCGCAAATGATTTTTAG
- the LOC136997454 gene encoding uncharacterized protein: MYSDNGTTFLGADRELASAYRAALTESNFQNKIATDSVSWNFIPPSAPHFGGLWEAGVKSVKHHLRRLVKNETLTFEEFTTLLCRIEACLNSRPIAPLSDHLDDYEPLTPGHFLIGSAITTTPEPSLLNLKESRLSRWQRVRLMTEKFWKLWQNEYVNTLQQRVKWKRKQEIIKVGQMVLLRKPDLPPCKWELGRITQLHSGSDALPRVVSIKTASSEFKRPITKLCLLPLDSEPTNTPSV; the protein is encoded by the coding sequence ATGTATTCCGATAACGGAACTACATTCTTAGGCGCTGACAGAGAGCTCGCGTCCGCATATCGGGCCGCTCTCACCGagagcaattttcaaaataaaatcgcgACTGACAGTGTAAGCTGGAATTTTATTCCCCCATCTGCGCCGCATTTCGGCGGACTGTGGGAGGCTGGTGTAAAAAGTGTGAAACATCATCTCCGCCGCCTAGTCAAAAACGAGACGCTCACATTCGAGGAATTCACAACGCTTCTTTGTCGAATAGAGGCGTGCTTGAATTCGCGACCTATTGCGCCGCTAAGCGACCATCTCGACGATTACGAACCCTTGACTCCGGGCCATTTCCTAATCGGTTCTGCTATCACAACGACTCCTGAACCATCGTTGCTCAATCTGAAGGAAAGTCGGTTGTCACGATGGCAACGCGTGCGATTAATGACCGAAAAATTCTGGAAACTCTGGCAAAACGAATATGTCAACACACTCCAGCAACGAGTCAAATGGAAGCGcaaacaagaaataataaaggtCGGTCAGATGGTTCTCTTGCGCAAGCCAGATTTGCCTCCCTGCAAATGGGAGCTCGGGCGCATTACGCAATTACACTCTGGTTCAGATGCATTACCTCGCGTCGTGTCAATAAAAACAGCGTCGTCCGAATTCAAGCGCCCAAtcacaaaattatgtttattaccTCTCGATAGCGAGCCAACGAACACTCCAtcggtgtaa
- the LOC105670672 gene encoding uncharacterized protein, producing the protein MDKCVQAEVTFQDFEVDERFKKLQLSLKLARLRNQCNKNVDQKLFSGPTWSNISSINGDSTNVSYLNSPCWINSPLNPTMSHAPSMKSEILTSSNNLRNILLKKKHYNTNNRKIMATSSVKQCDVNQDKFDQFVMPPPVGSKIYRTDGKNQDRVHMLSNDKKAASTVFDGFVQFSPSNMLSAKNSCISTNTNKNYPQSYVASQISVDKIQKVRVFSRWKVIFNDQYELIIKGTLECGKLVHSKPIVRRYTATCIESKFKHKYNLKGNIVDETNELPDYVHNKFYNGFPDDWENVYLIWKTYISQGCPIKFRWPTPITDSDDDLKSEMTDLTYACVSNGRTVFKMKSYRSTEHNQSEYLSNKSPKEKKIHHNRSANNSQRCKTNTSFAKPFIPNSEDNTAPIAQTRNVNLAHDEDNEQRFKSNANTSYSFREMAKLIDPDEYIQEDKLNVIINNLVDKNCPETYIDNVVQVLDRLNYIVSYTLPSERSYDSIVVTNQDTSKSAPIPQQQITMHNNKRVDTNNTQNRATEQKSYAHSTDPGYESIKNDFITTHQSNPAVTVEPEQNDNRDSDKLESEIYAGIPKISVEQVLRHREKMHKRPARKKIVPQQNAEQHNARFRSHCAVDSPHTEPVQTISITNAKETLLTEFYSTSDEATDMGRRHKVVHQRPHEATFSINPKVLKNNIGVHEAAKPPQQQAHSRIISNVDSKVITVDTNTQEANKSTKSNIYLNKDIVINDESNNNVSEKPRRLHIEFIRQPESEIVTKRSKPIITNSIPVKLNLKISNTSLNNAQLHYSDMIVEEDKQRANTRSTNKVYTKEPVFTTKSVIIKNDSKMTDDNKKEAHPSKKDSTKSMMSPAIEQSNSDKRKNHSKVLIAWIPKVVHYAKSSYKLGLIFQGKLLNETGYVINRHFTTDVILKRLSETLIETVNHEFYELRGHLNDNKHNISKKLAMQCRNGCPANIKQFCLTWETLQNDNNLHDASVDSLKALVSSRGRKIVPPLCYWEGERISMKDNNPVYNPGNLTLFSSNEALSPRVKTASTTKKQDKSAEKSAEKSAVSSKRRIAQRLTYSSTDSEEEKKVSPRKRFRNSQSKQHADAKSLKSQIRKQIFSLRSRALHEDN; encoded by the exons ATGGACAAGTGCGTTCAGGCTGag GTTACGTTTCAGGATTTTGAGGTAGACGAACGATTCAAAAAACTGCAGCTCTCTTTAAAATTGGCTCGACTAAGAAATCAGTGCAACAAGAATGTAGATCAGAAGCTATTCTCTGGTCCAACTTGGTCCAACATCTCTAGCATTAATGGGGATAGTACCAATGTCAGTTATTTGAATTCACCATGCTGGATAAATTCACCTTTGAATCCTACAATGTCACATGCTCCTTCGATGAAGAGCGAGATTTTAACTTCCAGTAATAATCTCAGAAAcatacttttgaaaaaaaagcattacaatactaataatagaaaaataatggcTACATCCAGTGTGAAACAGTGCGATGTTAACCAAGataaatttgatcaatttgTTATGCCACCTCCAGTAGGAAGTAAAATTTATCGCACAGATGGGAAAAACCAAGACAGAGTTCATATGTTgtcaaatgataaaaaagcaGCATCAACTGTGTTTGATGGTTTTGTACAGTTTTCCCCATCAAATATGCTTTCTGCGAAGAACAGCTGTATATCCACTAATACTAACAAAAACTATCCACAATCTTATGTTGCATCACAGATTTCTGTCGATAAAATACAGAAAGTTAGAGTTTTTTCAAGATGGAAAGTTATATTTAACGATcaatatgaattaataatcaaaGGAACGTTAGAATG tGGAAAACTTGTACATAGCAAACCGATTGTAAGAAGATACACTGCAACATGTATTGAATCCAaatttaaacacaaatatAATCTAAAAGGAAATATTGTCGATGAAACAAATG AATTGCCGGATTATGTAcacaacaaattttacaatggATTTCCTGATGACTGGGAGAATGTTTATTTGATATGGAAAACCTATATTAGCCAGGGATGTCCAATAAAATTTCGTTGGCCCACTCCTATTACTGATAGTGATGACGACTTAAAAAGTGAAATGACAGATTTGACCTACGCTTGCGTGAGTAATGGTAGAACTGTTTTCAAAATGAAGTCTTACAGATCAACTGAACACAACCAGTCTGAATATTTGAGCAATAAATCTccaaaggagaaaaaaatacatcataatCGTTCTGCAAACAATTCTCAAAGATGCAAGACAAATACTTCGTTTGCAAAGCCCTTTATTCCTAATTCAGAAGATAATACAGCACCTATTGCACAAACGAGGAATGTAAACTTAGCACACGACGAAGATAATGAACAGCGTTTTAAATCGAATGCAAATACATCGTACTCTTTCAGGGAAATGGCCAAATTAATAGATCCAGACGAATACATTCAGGAGGATAAGCTgaatgttattattaacaatttggtGGATAAGAATTGTCCTGAGACATATATTGATAACGTTGTCCAAGTATTAGATCGTCTGAATTACATAGTGTCTTACACACTGCCTTCAGAACGTAGTTATGACTCGATAGTTGTTACGAATCAGGATACTTCCAAGTCGGCACCGATCCCGCAACAGCAGATTACCATGCACAATAACAAACGTGTAGATACTAATAATACTCAAAACCGAGCGACGGAACAGAAAAGCTATGCACATTCTACCGACCCGGGATacgaaagtataaaaaatgattttatcaCCACCCATCAGTCGAATCCAGCTGTAACTGTTGAGCCGGAGCAGAACGATAACAGAGATTCAGATAAATTGGAGAGCGAAATTTACGCGGGCATACCAAAAATATCGGTCGAACAAGTTTTAAGACACAGAGAAAAAATGCACAAGCGTCCagcgagaaagaaaatagttCCTCAGCAGAATGCTGAACAGCACAATGCGAGATTTCGGTCGCATTGTGCTGTCGATTCGCCGCACACTGAACCtgttcaaacaatttcaatcaCGAATGCTAAGGAAACTTTACTTACCGAATTTTACAGCACGTCTGATGAAGCAACGGACATGGGAAGACGCCACAAAGTTGTGCATCAAAGACCGCACGAAGCAACTTTTTCTATCAATCCGAAAGTACTGAAGAACAATATAGGTGTACATGAAGCAGCGAAGCCTCCGCAACAGCAGGCACATTCGcgaattatttctaatgtCGATAGCAAAGTGATTACTGTAGATACAAACACGCAGGAAgcaaataaaagtacaaagtcaaatatttatttaaacaaagatATTGTGATTAATGATGAAAGTAATAACAATGTTTCCGAAAAGCCTCGAAGACTGCATATAGAATTCATCAGACAACCGGAAAGCGAGATTGTAACGAAGAGATCAAAACCTATCATAACCAATTCGATACCGGTGAAGCtgaatttgaaaataagtaaCACGAGTTTAAATAACGCACAATTGCATTATTCAGACATGATTGTCGAGGAGGACAAGCAGCGTGCGAATACCCGGTCGACGAATAAAGTTTACACGAAGGAACCCGTATTTACCACGAAATCtgtgattattaaaaatgattctaaAATGACAGATGATAATAAAAAGGAGGCTCATCCCAGTAAGAAAGATTCGACGAAATCGATGATGAGTCCAGCAATTGAACAATCTAACAGCGATAAACGTAAAAATCATTCTAAAGTGTTGATCGCGTGGATACCAAAAGTAGTGCACTATGCGAAATCCTCGTATAAATTAGGGCTGATTTTCCAAGGCAAATTACTCAA cGAGACTGGTTATGTCATCAATAGACATTTCACGACGGATGTTATACTGAAAAGATTATCGGAAACGTTGATCGAAACCGTAAATCATGAATTCTACGAACTTCGCGGACATTTGAATGACAATAAACATA ATATTTCCAAGAAGCTTGCAATGCAATGTCGCAACGGATGTCCCGCGAATATCAAACAGTTCTGCCTAACTTGGGAAACTTTGCAAAACGATA acaATCTTCATGATGCGTCGGTGGACTCATTGAAGGCGCTTGTTAGTTCGAGAGGACGTAAGATCGTGCCACCATTGTGCTACTGGGAAG gtgAACGTATAAGTATGAAAGATAACAATCCAGTCTATAACCCGGGCAATTTAACTTTGTTCAGCTCGAACGAAGCATTG TCACCGAGGGTCAAAACTGCGAGCACTACGAAGAAGCAAGACAAATCCGCAGAAAAATCCGCAGAAAAATCCGCGGTCAGTAGTAAACGACGGATAGCACAACGATTGACGTATTCATCCACCGATAgtgaagaagagaaaaaagtatcTCCGCGTAAG cGTTTCCGCAACTCTCAGTCGAAACAGCATGCAGATGCGAAATCTTTGAAAAGtcaaataagaaaacaaatattctcTTTGCGAAGCAGAGCTTTACATGAAGACAATTAA
- the Fdx1 gene encoding adrenodoxin-like protein 1, mitochondrial → MSNMTFLLRSLTFCMKRMCISKNHFRVFNQKIHTSKCMFHGEYEMQDPKTEADVVNVTFIDKNGKKFSVRGKVGDNVLYLAHRYEIEMEGACEASLACTTCHVYVHHDYTEKLPIAEEKEEDLLDLAPFLKENSRLGCQIILTKELDGIELRLPKATRNFYVDGHTPAPH, encoded by the exons ATGTCAAATATGACGTTTCTCTTACGATCGTTGACATTCTGTATGAAAAGAATGTGTATATCTAAAAATCACTTTAGAGTATTTAACCAAAAAATTCACACATCGAAAT GTATGTTTCATGGTGAATATGAAATGCAAGATCCTAAAACTGAAGCTGATGT AGTCAATGTCACCTTCATCGACAAAAATGGCAAGAAATTTTCAGTAAGAGGAAAAGTAGGAGATAATGTGCTTTATTTGGCCCATAGATATGAGATTGAAATGGAAGGAGCTTGTGAGGCCTCTTTAGCATGTACAACTTGTCACGTGTATGTTCATCATGATTATACAGAAAAACTTCCAATAGCTGAAGAGAAGGAGGAAGATTTGTTAGATCTAGCAccttttttgaaagaaaattctaGGCTgg gTTGCCAGATAATTTTAACCAAAGAATTAGATGGCATAGAGCTAAGGTTACCTAAAGCAACTAGAAATTTCTATGTAGATGGACATACACCTGCTCCACattag
- the LOC137000976 gene encoding uncharacterized protein isoform X3, giving the protein MTSIYSARMKCGYCGWVMSDDMDELIKHKCFATFDEEVDVIVVDKDKVVTMNTPETVEKQQQRQNSSSSASKIDSTAKNGLTALISADAIDELLIETVEQKRPLWDHSQGYKNRTKLKTDALWTEVSNIMGGVKSPVECKKRWGYLRDNYTKARKLMKSYVRSGSSAEDGRPVKSSFRFYDRMQFLESVIQSGPTVSSLPMTLRENSDPSNVSVDDNIETFTRPQSEEKSNDSNSRPGSSADSSVSCNSRVSKRLRSEEITQIEAELMSYLKESQPIHDPVHSFCDMLGDILRRLPYNKRRDLQMEFLTRAIEVEKSSDLDI; this is encoded by the exons ATGACTTCTATATATTCtgca CGAATGAAATGTGGCTATTGCGGGTGGGTAATGTCGGACGACATGGACGAactaataaaacataaatgttTTGCAACATTCGATGAGGAAGTGGATGTCATAGTTGTCGACAAGGACAAAGTTGTTACAATGA atactCCAGAGACAGTGGAGAAGCAGCAGCAGAGGCaaaacagcagcagcagtgcTTCAAAAATCGATAGTACTGCAAAGAATGGCTTGACAGCCTTAATATCAGCAGATGCAATTGACGAATTGCTTATCGAGACTGTCGAGCAGAAAAGGCCTTTGTGGGATCATTCGCAAGGCTACAAAAATCGGACAAAGTTGAAAACCGACGCCTTATGGACAGAAGTTTCCAACATAATGGGTG GTGTCAAGAGTCCCGTAGAATGCAAAAAAAGATGGGGATATTTAAGAGACAATTATACAAAAGCTAGAAAATTGATGAAGAGCTATGTTCGGAGCGGATCAAGTGCAGAAGATGGCCGGCCTGTTAAAAGCAGTTTCCGCTTCTATGACAGAATGCAGTTTTTAGAATCGGTCATCCAGAGTGGACc AACAGTCAGCTCCCTACCGATGACATTGCGCGAAAATTCAGACCCATCAAATGTTTCTGTAGATGACAACATAGAAACATTCACAAGACCCCAATCAGAAGAAAAAAGCAATGATAGCAACAGCCGGCCGGGTAGTTCTGCGGATAGTTCTGTCAGCTGCAATTCGCGAGTTTCGAAACGACTac GCAGCGAAGAAATTACACAAATTGAAGCTGAGTTGATGTCATACCTCAAGGAATCCCAGCCAATTCATGATCCAGTGCACAGCTTTTGCGATATGCTAGGGGATATTCTACGGCGTTTGCCATATAACAAACGGCGAGATTTACAAATGGAATTTCTCACCCGGGCAATCGAAGTAGAAAAGAGTTCAGATTTAGATATATaa